The window GTAGCGGTCCGCCAGCACGCGCCGGTGGTTCGGGTCCGTGATGTCCTCGGCGGGGTTCTCGTATCGGGGCTGGTCCCACGGGACGCCGGAGGTGGTGAGATGGCCGGCGATGGCGTCCTCGGCGAAGTCCGGTACTGAGAACTCGAAGCGGAGCATCGGGCCGGTGACGTCCTCGATGTGTTCAAGTTCGGTGGTCGGCTGGAGGTCGTACTCCACGTCGGCGTCCCCCGAGGCGTTGGTCGCGGCCGTAAAGTGCAGGCCGGTCTCCCGCGTCGGGAGCTCAGTCGGCGGCGAGGACAGCTCCTCGAAGGACCGGACGGTGAGGGCGGCGTCGATGAACGCCTCCCGTGTCACGTCCGGCAGGCGGTCGTCCTCGTAGAGCGGTTGGCCGTCGAGTTCCGGCATCGCGAAAGCCAGCGTCAGGTTCTCGTCGCGCGGCAACCCGTAGGCAAGCGGGAGTTCGGCGAGTTCCTCGACGCCCTCGATGACCTGATTCGTGATGTCCGCCGAGAGGTCGCCATTCGGGAACCGCTGGAATCGGTCGGGATTCGCGTTGACACCGAGGCCGCTCGCGTGGGCGCCGAGTTCGGTAACGATAGCGGGTTGGGCGTTGGGGTCGAGATATTCGTTGTTCGGAATCTTTCGGCTGTGGGCGCTGGCGACGTACAACTGCACTTCCTCGGTTTCGGTATCGACGAAGACGTGCAGTACCTCCCAGTCGTGCCAGTGGAAGTTCGTCGTGAACTGGTCGAACACCGAGTACATCCAGAACTGGACGACTGCCAGCGGCGAGTCCTCGTACTGGACGGCGTTGTAGAAGACGACCGGCTCGGGCGGCTCGCCCGTCTCCTCGAAGGTTTGGGTGTAGTCGTTGAGCGCTGAAAAGCCGTCCACGACCGTCTGGCCGTCCTGCTCGGTCGTGTAGGGTCGCGGGTCGGTCATGAACCACTTCTCGTAGCGGTCGAAGTAGACGTCGGGCGCGAACTGCTCGGCGAGGCGACGGGACTCCTCATCGTCGACCGCGGTCGTCTCGGCGTCCTGTGGGTCCGTGGCCATTCGTCCGCCGATGGCGGCGCCGCCGAGGCCGAGGCCGCCGACTCCGAGGACCGCGAGCAGTTGTCGGCGGGTCCACTCACGGGGGTCCGCACGGCCGCGGAGGGAGACGTCGGAGCCCATTGTCATCGTTGCGAGTGTTAGCGGCAGACAGCACAAGTACCTGCCGGCCAGACACCGAAGCGGGTTTATCCGCGCCGCCGCTTCCCTCGCGTATGTCCTTGTGTGTGACGTTCCTCGGGACGGGTGGGGCCGTGCCGACGACCCAGCGAAACACGAGTTCGGTCTTCCTCCGCCGCGACGGCGACCGCTTCCTCTTCGATTGCGGCGAGGGAACCCAGCGGCAGATGATGCGGTTCGGCACCGGTTTCGCCGTCTCCGAAATCTTCGTCACACACCTCCACGGCGACCACGTCCTCGGCATTCCCGGCCTCCTGCAGACGATGGACTTCAACGAGCGGGAGGCCCCCATCACCATCCACACCCCGGTCGGCACCCAACCCGACATCGACCGTCTGATTTCGGCGACCGGTGCCGAACCCTCCTATCCCGTCCACATCGACGCCGTCTCCGACGGCGACGTGGCCTACGAGGGCGACGACTACGAGATTCGGGCCTTCGAGACCGACCACGACGCCAAGTCGGTCGGCTACACGCTCATCGAGGAGAAACGCAAGGGGCGGTTCCACCGCGACCGCGCCGAGGAGTTGGGCGTCCCCGTCGGTCCGAAGTTCCAGAAACTCCACCGCGGCGAGAGCGTCGAGCTCGACGACGGCACCGTCGTCGACGCCGAACAGGTCGTCGGCGATGCCCGCCCCGGCCGCCGGGTCGTCTACACCGGTGATACCCGACCCTCGGACCGGACCGTCGAGGTCGCCGAAAACGCCGACCTGCTGATTCACGACGCCACCTTCGCCGCCGACAACGCCGGCCGTGCCGGTCAGACCGGCCATACGACTGCGACACGGGCTGCCGAAGTCGCCAACGACGCTGGCGCGAAACGGCTGGCGCTGGTTCACGTCTCTTCTCGGTACGCCGGCAACGTCTCGCCGATTGAGCGGGAAGCACGCGAGGTGTTCGAGGGAGAGCGGGCCTTCGTTCCTGATGATGGTGACGAGATTGAGGTCCCGTTCCCGGAGTAGTTTCTGTCGACTATTTATAAGTAGAATTCCGTAACTGCGTGACTGCGAACAGCCGGAAAGCCCTCGGCCCGCTGGCGGTCGCTAAGCAGGATATCCTCGCTCGCTCCGCTCGCTCGGATAGGGCCTGCTTAGCGACTATATAAACGCCAGCGTGCCTCGCCCTTTCATTTCTCCAAGGACAGCACCGCACCTGCCCTTCCCCGGGTCGCGCGACGGCCTACGGCCGCCCGCGCTCCCGGCCAACTGACTTTATAAATGGCGCGCGCTGGTCGACCGCCGTGAGCGCCTCCGCGAACGGCGGTCAGGCCAGCAGCGCGCGAGGGACGACCGACTGAGCGCAAGCGAAGGAGGGAGTCGGCTGGGGAGGTGTGTGGCTGCGGTTTCCTGGCGGACTCGAAGGGCGAGGCTGGCGTGGCGGCCTGCGGCCGCCACGTTATAGGCGGGCGGCGGAGCCGCCCGCCCGGTGGACGAAGCACGGCGACGCAAGCACCGCAGGAGTGAGCAGAGCGAACGACGAGGAGCGCAGCGAGCCGCGCGAGTCGAGCCGGCCGAGGGCTTTGGAGATGCAGCTATCGGGATACCGCAATTCCAGAAAATCAGTCTCCTAGTCGCTTTTCGCGTAGGTGCCCTCACTCCAGAACTCGGAGCCACCCTTAAGCTCGGGCACCCAAGTGTCCTCCTCCTGCGCGAGCAACGCAACACGCGACGCCTCGATATCCCGAATCACGGGGAACTCGGGGAGGAACTCGCCGACGTCCTCGGTGAACGCGAGGACGTCTTCGTGATCGGGCATGATATCACGGTCGAGCCTATCTCGGGAGTTGCCGACGTGCATGTAGGCCTTCATTTCGACGAAGTCGGCGTCGGCGCGGTCGACCATCGCGGCGTACCATTCGGGCGTCTCCATGTTGTAGCCGTTCAGGAGCGTGGTCCGGAGGACGGTGCGGGTCTCGTCCTTCTCGGCCAGCACGTCCAGCGTGTCGATAAGGTTGTCCCACGCGTCGTCGTCGACGGCCTTGACGACCTCGTCGAAGGTCTTGCGGTCGGGGGCGTCGACGCTGACGTAGAGTTGCGTGGGGTCGCATTCGGCCAGCACGTCCGGGTTGGTACCGTTGGAGACGAGGAACGTGGTGATATCGCGGTCGTGGAAGGCCTCGATGAGTTCCGGGAGGTAGGGATACAGCGTCGGTTCGCCGTCCAGCGAGATGGCGACGTGACGTGGTTCCATGGCCTCCTCGAAAACTTCGCGGGGGACGTCGTCGTTGCCGCCGAATCCAGAGAGGAGTTTGCGCTGGAGGTCGATGGAGGCGTCGACGACCGCCTCGGGGTCGTCCCATTCGACGCCGTCGAGTTCGTAGGCGTGGCCGGAGTGGTCCCGCCAGCAGAAGACACACCGCTCGTTGCACTTGACGACGGGCGTCATCTGGATACAGCGGTGCGATTGGATACCGTAGAAGTGGTTCTTGTAACAGCGGCCCTCTCCCCGGAGGGCGTTGGCCGTCCACCCGCAGGTCTGGGCGGCCGTGTGGTTCTCGCTGTGGTAATCGGGGTCGCTGACCTGCTTGGGCATATCCGGCCCTAGACGCAGCAGGCCCTAAAGGCCGTGGTTCGGGCCGCGAGACGCACGCTGTGGCACCCCGAAAACGGGGCCGACAAGCAGCGCAATCCCGAGGGGTCCCCACCGAACGGTCGACAGCATTCAACCCATTTCCCATTCGTATATCCGATATCAGGTGTGGTGGGTGTTCACGTAGAAACCCCTAATACACATTGTACAGAACCCTTATGCTTCGTCTCAGGAGTTTTCACGTATGCTTCGCGGACTCGACGTATGGGGGAAATCCGACGGGGAACCGACGATAATCAAAGCGGCCGACCGGGACGCACTCAGCGGCAGCGTGACCGTCTACGTCTCGAACTCGCTCTCCCCGGAGAGCCACGACCGTCTGCGGTCGGTGCTCGATAACTTCGACCGGCTCGAGGCCGCCGAAGTCGTCGACGACGTTCGCGTCACGCGCTGGCCCGAGACGGTCGAAGCGCCGACCGACGGTCCCGCCGCCGCGGCGCTTGCCTGCTACGACGAGTTCGCCGATGCCGTTGGCGCCGACACTCTCGAACCGCACTTCGAGGAACACAGCGGCGAGGGCGCCCACGAGCGGACCGTCGAGTTCGCCGACATCTGTGTCGCCATCCGCGATGACGGCGAACTGACCGGCCTCTACCCCCGTGCCGACGAGGGCGCGTCTATCGAGGACTGCCTGACCGCGCTGGCGGCGGGCAACCCCGTCGAGAACGTCTAAACCGTCCAAACCACGTTTCCCCCGCGAGTCCGCAGTCGAGAACCCCTGACTTACCTCGGCCCGTTCGTTTTTCGAGAGTGTCGATACGCCCCCGGTAGTACGACCGACCCGAACTGATTCGCGCCGCCAACCCGTTATCCCTATACCCCGCGCTCGGGAAGTGCAGGTATGTTCCTTGCGTTCCGCGAGTCGGTTACCCGGGCGCTTCGGGCCACGCTCGAGGCCAACGGCTACCCGACCGACGACCTCGGCATCGAGGAGCCACCGGAAGACGTCGACGCCGTCCTGGCCTCCAGCGTCGCCTTCCGACTGGCCGGCGAGGCCCAAGCGCCCCCGCCGCAGGTCGCCGCCGAACTCGCCGACGAAATCGACGCCGACGACTACGACTACATCGCCGCCGTCCATCAGCAGGGCCCCTAC of the Natronomonas halophila genome contains:
- the rnz gene encoding ribonuclease Z codes for the protein MSLCVTFLGTGGAVPTTQRNTSSVFLRRDGDRFLFDCGEGTQRQMMRFGTGFAVSEIFVTHLHGDHVLGIPGLLQTMDFNEREAPITIHTPVGTQPDIDRLISATGAEPSYPVHIDAVSDGDVAYEGDDYEIRAFETDHDAKSVGYTLIEEKRKGRFHRDRAEELGVPVGPKFQKLHRGESVELDDGTVVDAEQVVGDARPGRRVVYTGDTRPSDRTVEVAENADLLIHDATFAADNAGRAGQTGHTTATRAAEVANDAGAKRLALVHVSSRYAGNVSPIEREAREVFEGERAFVPDDGDEIEVPFPE
- the twy1 gene encoding 4-demethylwyosine synthase TYW1, producing the protein MPKQVSDPDYHSENHTAAQTCGWTANALRGEGRCYKNHFYGIQSHRCIQMTPVVKCNERCVFCWRDHSGHAYELDGVEWDDPEAVVDASIDLQRKLLSGFGGNDDVPREVFEEAMEPRHVAISLDGEPTLYPYLPELIEAFHDRDITTFLVSNGTNPDVLAECDPTQLYVSVDAPDRKTFDEVVKAVDDDAWDNLIDTLDVLAEKDETRTVLRTTLLNGYNMETPEWYAAMVDRADADFVEMKAYMHVGNSRDRLDRDIMPDHEDVLAFTEDVGEFLPEFPVIRDIEASRVALLAQEEDTWVPELKGGSEFWSEGTYAKSD
- a CDS encoding HTH domain-containing protein, giving the protein MLRGLDVWGKSDGEPTIIKAADRDALSGSVTVYVSNSLSPESHDRLRSVLDNFDRLEAAEVVDDVRVTRWPETVEAPTDGPAAAALACYDEFADAVGADTLEPHFEEHSGEGAHERTVEFADICVAIRDDGELTGLYPRADEGASIEDCLTALAAGNPVENV